The following are from one region of the Halarcobacter sp. genome:
- the glmS gene encoding glutamine--fructose-6-phosphate transaminase (isomerizing) encodes MCGIVGYIGKKDTTKFLLDGLKELEYRGYDSTGLALLNNDKIDVFKALGKLTNLVNKISNATLDQYPIGIGHTRWATHGKPTELNAHPHLGEYSYVVHNGIIENYKEIKEQLQSEGVKFLSQTDTEVIVHLFESFYNKLNDSKKAFENTIEKLKGAFSILLISKADPEKIFFFKNGSPLIIAKGNDEGEVMFASSDAPLIGLAQDVVYLEDGVGGIASASNIEFLSDNYTWSTLPTSKQFAQKDGFRFFMEKEIYEQSNVVSDCMLGRIQDEGIYFDEINPSLIEGIKEIKLCACGTSYHAGLTSSYLFERLSKIKCNVEVASEFRYKEPLLTKDTLFIVISQSGETADTLEALKMAKNAGLKSLVICNVDNSSMTRLADYTILTRAGIEKGVASTKAFSTQTVVLWMLSLYFAKIKGSISSEKLQSELKALREVPKTLIVEDKIHEKCRRLSKRYLHGHGFFFIGRDVFFPLALEGALKLKEISYLHAEGYPAGEMKHGPIALADPELFTIALMPQNLLYDKIKSNVEELSARDSTICAISPLDFELSDDFIKTQETEHYMLEFFEMLVVLQVLSMEISIRLGNDVDMPRNLAKSVTVE; translated from the coding sequence ATGTGCGGTATTGTAGGGTACATAGGTAAAAAAGATACAACTAAATTTTTATTAGATGGTTTAAAAGAATTAGAATATAGAGGTTATGATTCAACAGGATTGGCTTTATTAAACAATGATAAAATTGATGTATTTAAAGCATTAGGTAAATTAACTAATCTAGTAAATAAAATTAGTAATGCCACATTGGATCAATACCCAATAGGAATTGGTCATACAAGATGGGCAACCCATGGAAAACCTACAGAATTAAATGCCCACCCACATTTAGGTGAATACTCTTATGTAGTTCACAATGGAATAATTGAAAACTATAAAGAGATAAAAGAGCAATTACAAAGTGAGGGTGTGAAATTTCTTTCACAAACTGATACTGAAGTTATTGTTCATCTTTTTGAAAGTTTCTATAACAAATTAAACGATTCAAAAAAAGCTTTTGAAAATACAATTGAAAAATTAAAAGGTGCTTTTTCAATTCTTTTGATTTCAAAAGCAGATCCAGAAAAAATATTTTTCTTTAAAAATGGAAGTCCATTAATTATTGCAAAAGGTAATGATGAAGGTGAAGTTATGTTTGCATCATCTGATGCACCACTAATTGGACTTGCACAAGATGTAGTTTATTTAGAAGATGGAGTAGGTGGAATAGCTTCTGCTTCAAACATAGAATTTTTAAGTGATAATTATACTTGGAGTACTCTTCCTACTTCAAAACAGTTTGCACAAAAAGATGGTTTTAGATTCTTTATGGAAAAAGAAATTTATGAGCAAAGTAATGTAGTAAGTGATTGTATGCTTGGAAGAATTCAAGATGAAGGAATATATTTTGATGAAATTAATCCAAGCTTAATTGAAGGAATTAAAGAGATAAAATTATGTGCATGTGGTACATCGTACCATGCAGGTCTAACATCTTCATACCTTTTTGAGAGACTTTCTAAAATAAAATGTAATGTAGAAGTAGCAAGTGAGTTTAGATATAAAGAGCCACTTCTTACAAAGGATACTTTATTTATCGTTATTTCTCAAAGTGGTGAGACAGCTGATACATTAGAGGCTTTAAAGATGGCAAAGAATGCTGGACTTAAGTCTTTGGTTATTTGTAATGTTGATAACTCATCTATGACAAGACTTGCTGATTATACAATTTTAACAAGAGCCGGAATAGAAAAAGGTGTTGCTTCAACAAAGGCATTTTCGACACAAACTGTAGTTTTATGGATGTTATCTCTTTATTTTGCTAAAATAAAAGGTTCAATTTCATCTGAGAAATTACAAAGTGAATTAAAAGCTTTAAGAGAGGTTCCTAAAACATTAATTGTTGAGGATAAAATTCACGAAAAATGTAGAAGATTATCAAAAAGATATCTTCACGGTCATGGTTTTTTCTTTATAGGACGAGATGTCTTTTTCCCATTAGCCCTAGAAGGTGCTTTAAAATTAAAAGAAATATCATATTTACATGCTGAAGGTTATCCAGCAGGTGAAATGAAACATGGTCCAATTGCGTTGGCTGATCCAGAGTTATTTACTATAGCTTTGATGCCACAAAATTTATTATATGATAAAATAAAATCAAATGTTGAAGAGTTAAGTGCAAGAGATAGTACAATTTGTGCCATATCACCACTTGATTTTGAACTTAGTGATGATTTTATCAAAACTCAAGAAACAGAGCATTATATGCTAGAGTTCTTTGAGATGTTAGTTGTATTGCAAGTTTTATCAATGGAGATTTCAATACGATTAGGGAATGATGTTGACATGCCAAGAAACTTGGCTAAGTCTGTTACTGTTGAATAA
- the metK gene encoding methionine adenosyltransferase, which produces MENKNQYLFTSEVVSPGHPDKCADIIADSIVDRLIIEDKQSRVASEVFVAGKHVVIGGEVKSKCQLSQEEYEEIVKDALAKIGYDGKSSFTKEQCLHPDDVKVQVLLNQQSPDISQGVDQTTGDIGAGDQGIMFGFASSETADLMPAAITYARMLADKVYNYALNHKHKLGVDIKTQVTIDYGTKENFENCKPQKIHTIVVSAPSVEGMPIEEVRELIQGLIDDTGLPTDMYDKDKTIIHINPTGRYVNHSSLHDSGLTGRKLIVDSFGGYSPIGGGAQSSKDYTKVDRSGLYAARWIAKNIVAAGLASKAVVQISYAIGVARPTSVAVDTMGTYTKIDDDKLSQFVMDEYPLTPRWITEQFNLDNPSEETFLYADVAARGQVGQSDYPWEKLDQVEKFKSLV; this is translated from the coding sequence ATGGAAAACAAAAATCAATACTTATTTACAAGTGAAGTTGTAAGTCCGGGGCACCCAGATAAGTGTGCAGATATTATTGCTGATTCAATCGTTGATAGATTGATAATTGAAGATAAGCAAAGTAGAGTAGCTTCGGAAGTTTTTGTTGCTGGAAAGCATGTTGTAATTGGTGGAGAAGTTAAATCTAAATGCCAATTATCACAAGAAGAGTATGAAGAGATTGTAAAAGATGCTCTTGCAAAAATTGGTTACGACGGTAAATCTAGTTTTACAAAAGAACAATGTTTACATCCTGATGATGTAAAAGTACAGGTGCTTTTAAACCAACAAAGCCCAGATATCTCTCAAGGAGTTGACCAAACTACTGGAGATATTGGGGCAGGTGATCAAGGTATTATGTTTGGTTTCGCATCAAGTGAAACAGCTGACTTAATGCCAGCTGCTATCACTTATGCAAGAATGTTGGCAGATAAAGTTTATAATTATGCTTTAAATCATAAACATAAACTTGGAGTTGATATTAAAACTCAAGTTACTATTGATTATGGTACAAAAGAGAATTTTGAGAATTGTAAACCTCAAAAGATTCATACAATCGTTGTTAGTGCACCTTCAGTTGAAGGTATGCCAATAGAAGAAGTTAGAGAGTTAATCCAAGGTCTTATTGATGATACTGGATTACCAACTGATATGTATGACAAAGATAAAACAATTATTCATATTAATCCAACAGGAAGATATGTAAACCATTCTTCTTTACACGATAGTGGATTAACGGGAAGAAAACTTATTGTTGATTCATTTGGAGGATATTCACCAATTGGTGGTGGAGCTCAATCTTCAAAAGATTATACAAAAGTTGATAGATCTGGACTTTATGCTGCAAGATGGATTGCAAAAAATATTGTTGCAGCAGGACTTGCTTCAAAAGCAGTTGTACAAATATCTTATGCAATTGGTGTTGCTAGACCAACTTCTGTTGCAGTTGATACTATGGGTACATATACAAAAATTGATGATGACAAGTTATCACAATTTGTAATGGATGAATATCCATTAACTCCAAGATGGATTACTGAGCAGTTCAACCTTGATAACCCTTCTGAAGAAACATTCCTTTATGCGGATGTTGCTGCAAGAGGACAAGTTGGACAA